The DNA sequence GTCCCGGCGCATCCGCCCACATCTGCGCGTTCACGGTGACGCCGACGATCTTCCCCCACTCCTCGGGCAAAGCGCCGATCAGCGGGGGGAGTTCTGCCAGCAGGCTGCGGGAGTGGGGCCACCACGCACCGTCGACCCGCAGCGCCACCGCACCGCGCGGCGCCAGCCGCAGACGGACCGAGGGCGGGGAGGGCGGGGAGGGCGGGGGCTGAGCGACGGCTGCCATCAAGGCACTCCTGTCTGGGACCCGCTCCAGTGGGCGTGCCCTCGGTTGACCC is a window from the Streptomyces sp. NBC_00299 genome containing:
- a CDS encoding DUF5994 family protein: MAAVAQPPPSPPSPPSVRLRLAPRGAVALRVDGAWWPHSRSLLAELPPLIGALPEEWGKIVGVTVNAQMWADAPGRILVGHHVVRLRRESVWRRRYTVCLLAPDQGRRDLLVVPPELAAADAEYLMSAVASYGP